In Micropterus dolomieu isolate WLL.071019.BEF.003 ecotype Adirondacks linkage group LG01, ASM2129224v1, whole genome shotgun sequence, the sequence ccagtgctctgtagcgcctaccagaggggagaagctggaacaggttgtgtccggggtgagatggatctgcagtgatgtttcctgcgctgtcctgaatggagggcaggatggcaccgatgatttttttctgctgtcctgactgtccgttgtagtctgtccctgtcctttttggaagcatctctttgctgctttgacctctttagtcagagtgttcctggcctggttgtacaggactgttcccacttctgaaggcctcctctttggtctgacaaatctgcctgagtttcgctgtgaaccagggtttctGGTTCTTTTATGTGCTGAAGGTTTTAGTCGttacacacatgtcctcacaaaagcTCATGTgggatgtcacagtgtcagttagttcatccaggtcagtggctgcagcctcaaaaacgctccagtcagtgcagtcaaagcaggcctgtaactccagctttgacacgttggtccatcttttcagtctttacaacaggtttagcagatttcagtcgCTGCCTGTATgttgggataagatgaaccagacagtgatcagagagtcctaaggctgcacggggaacagagcgataggcatcctttaatgtagtgtagcagtggtccagtgtgttagtgtccttggtgggacacttaatatgctgtctgtactttgggagttagtggctgaggtttgctttgttaaagtccctGAGAagaatgagcagggagtcttgATGtattttctccacgttagttatctggtcaaccaggtgtagtaacgcctcactaacacaggcagCCTCCCCTTGTTTTCCCCATGAGCGCAGTTACGCGGTCCGCCCGAAAAGATTAAATCCCGGCAGGAAAAGTGCGCTGTCTGGGATGTGCGGGGTGAGCCAGGATTTGGTAAAACTGAGGGCAGAAGATTTGCAGAAGTCTGaattagttctgttgaggagcagcagttcgttCAGGTGGATCAAAGGGAGTACAGTGAGAAAaccccgctgtctcagtttaaccagcgcGTCAGCACGCCTTCCCCTGCGGCGTTTacgaaggatcccaaacagagctgccgctcctccaactaataactccgggaaagttccatGTTCGATCAAGAGCGGTGTAATAGTGTTAGCAGTTGAAAGTCcgatgtttaagagctcttaaGAGGGATGGCAGAAAATAgagttaataaacaaaaacacaaaaagcactgcGGAGCGTAATCCAGAGGCTGCCATCTTGTTCGGTGACATCCCGGgataatgttagttagctaacgctaacatTATCCCGGGATGGCACCGAACAAGCTAGCGCTAACTAACTtcttactgaatgtaacgtaataaagccctactgttctgctttttaatgattgtaataatgaatagcgCCCTACCCAGCTTTataggaacagtgttgatccttaatattgttgtcttttATCTCAATCatcgggggatgcggtggttcagttgtactgtgtgattggtaggctttagcttctgtctttcattttttcacgtccgtttgagtcagtttgacagcctgagtacaaccttcaaatgcacagtgcaactgcaaaactgtctgcttctttctgagattgctttttccaacaaatgtgacaatatttctccggggaggaCAGTAATATACAGTGGCAGCgctgacagtttgtcggacttcgCAACAGTAACTAAGAGGAATCCTCCACTGCTTTGGAGATTGTCTTATTCAGTATGTGATGTTTACATGGAATATGAAAAGCCTGGTCTTATTCAGTGTCATGAagactttgtgtgtttttggttaATTATTTGGCACAAGGAACAAGCTTTATCCGAATGTGCCCACAGAGACTTTACTGTTTCAGTCCCTTCAGGGgatttgttaataataataataaagataaatGATGCCAGCATTTTCCTTTAACTTTATTAAATGAATGATTTAAAGCATGAGAGACGAAGACCAACCTGGGGGAGTAAACAGGACTCCGCGGATATTCCCCTCTTTGACGGGGAGCCGGCTGACCCCGTCTCCAATCAGAAGCCTCTCGTTGTTCGCCTCTGCCAGCATCctttcctccccttcctcctcgtGCACAGAGAACTTCACCACGTGGGGGTTtagtgcatttgttttttgaaaCTTTCTGTGCAAGGTGTCAGCCCTCATCGACCACAGTAGACCCATGGGTTCAACCCCGACGTAGCTGCCACTGAGCGAGGGGTCTCTCTTCAGGTCGATCTCCCCGCTCCCATCAGCCCTGTAGATGGCTGAGGAGCTGAACACCACTCCTTTCTCGTCAGTTGATCTTGCTTTCATGGTGACCACCTGCCTCGACCTCAGCCCGGCTACCTGCACCTGAACGGGCTCATCGAAGAAGCACCTGGCGCTCGGCAGCAGCCTCAGTCTGACTTGGGAGGACATTTCGTCTGAAACTGAAGATACTTTCTTTGTAAGACTTTTCTCTGTAAaacagtaaactaaaataataaaggcATTATGAAATTCCACATCTGTTTATGAAAAAATTTTGTCACAGAAAATGTTCATCATGCCATgtaaagactgtgtgtgtgggtgttgttACGTCCCAAGATCTAGGGGTGTCCTggatgtaacataaatgtgtggcctcccact encodes:
- the LOC123969930 gene encoding acyl-coenzyme A thioesterase 1-like isoform X1, with the protein product MSSQVRLRLLPSARCFFDEPVQVQVAGLRSRQVVTMKARSTDEKGVVFSSSAIYRADGSGEIDLKRDPSLSGSYVGVEPMGLLWSMRADTLHRKFQKTNALNPHVVKFSVHEEEGEERMLAEANNERLLIGDGVSRLPVKEGNIRGVLFTPPELLNIGLSTANTITPLLIEHGTFPELLVGGAAALFGILRKRRRGRRADALVKLRQRGFLTVLPLIHLNELLLLNRTNSDFCKSSALSFTKSWLTPHIPDSALFLPGFNLFGRTA
- the LOC123969930 gene encoding acyl-coenzyme A thioesterase 1-like isoform X2 encodes the protein MSSQVRLRLLPSARCFFDEPVQVQVAGLRSRQVVTMKARSTDEKGVVFSSSAIYRADGSGEIDLKRDPSLSGSYVGVEPMGLLWSMRADTLHRKFQKTNALNPHVVKFSVHEEEGEERMLAEANNERLLIGDGVSRLPVKEGNIRGVLFTPPGRGPFPALLDLYTFGGGLSEKRASLLARKGFVVLTLALYGHDDMPKKIKDVHLDYFEEAIEFLKQQDKVSCLNVFHDITGGLTV